The DNA sequence CCGGCGAACGCGACGGCGAACACGGCGCGTGCAATGCGGTGTGTCATGCGGCGACTCGTGCTTGCAACCGACGGGCCGGGCCAACTGCGCGACGCGCCGTCCGCGCGGGCCGCCGCGCGGAGCCGTTCGGTTTCCCGCGGAGCCGTTCGGTTCCACGGCCGGTCCGGGCGTTCCCGCGGCAGCGCCGGCGCGGAGGGCCGCGCGCCTACGCGAGCGCGGCGCGCGCGGCGGCGAGGACGGCATCGTGCAGCCGCCCGTTGGTCGCCACGATACCGCGATTGCGCGCCAGCAGCGCGCCGCAGGTGAAGTCGAGCTCGCGTCCGTCGATGTCGGTCACGCGGCCGCCGGCGGCCCGCACGATCGCCGCCCCGGCGGCGTGATCCCAGATGCGCTCGACGTAGTCGGCCCGGGTCGGCAGGCGCAGATACACGTCGGCGTCGCCGCGGGCAACCGCCGCGTACTTGGCCTGACTGTCCATGCGCACGGGCGCCGCGCGGACGCCGAGCCGCTCGGCGATCGCTGCGTGGACGTCGTGCGCGCTGTGGGCCGCCTCGACCGACTCGCACACGCGCGCGTCGCGCGGGTCGGCGACGCCGCTGGCGGCGATCGGCGCGCGCGGACCGCCCGCGATGGGCTCGGCGGACGCCGGTTCGCCGGGCGCGCACGACGCGATGATCCCGAGTCCCGGGCAGCCGAGCGCCGCCACCGCCGGCTCGCCGTCGACCACGAGGGCGAGCGCGACCGCGTAGTGGTCGCCGCGCAAAAACCCCTTGGTTCCGTCGATCGGATCGAGCGTCCAGAACCGCGGCGCGTAGGCGGTCGACCGCCCGCGATCGATCCAGGTGCAGACGGTGTCGACGTCGGTCGGCCCGCACACGCGCGCGACCTCGGCGACGACCCGATCGGCCAGGCCGGACGCGCGCAACGCGTCGGCGCTCTCCTCGGCGATCACCGGATCGTCGGGGAACGCCTCGGCCAGCGCGCGGCAGACGACCGCCTGGCTGCCGAAGTCGGCGACCGTCACCGGGCTCCGGTCGCGCTTTTCGTGGGCGTCGCCGGGGCGCACGCCCGCGACGAGCCGCAGCGCGTCGCGCACCGCGGCGACCGCGACGTCCCGCTCGCCGGTCACGCCGACAGCTCCCGCAGTTCGCGCAGCGCGCCGGCGACGTAGGCGCGCGCGACCTTCTTGCGCCACGAGATCGTGTAGTCGGTGTTGTCCAGCGGCTTGGCGACCTTGGCGGCCGCCGCGGCGCACGCGTCGATCGCCTCGTCCGACAGCGGCTGGCCGACCAGCACCGCCGCGGCCTCGCTGGCGATCGGCCGCGAACTCACCGCGCCGAACACGATCCGCGCGTCGCGCACCACGCCGCCGTCGATGCGCGCGGCCGCCGCGACCGACAGCACCGGGAAGTCGATCGATCCGCGCCGCCGGCACTTCCAGTAGGTGGACACCCAGCCGCTGCGATCCGGCAGGATGACGCGCGCGAGCAGCTCGTCGGGGCGCCGCGTGAGGTAGTGGATGCCGTCGTCGGCGTACAGCTCCGCCAGCGGAATGTCGCGCGCGCCGGAGGCCGACACGAGCTCGACCCGCGCGTCCAGCGCGATCAGCGCCGGCGCCGTGTCGGTCGACGACACCGCCCAGCAGCGCGGGCTGCCGGGGGCGACCCAGCAGGTGTCCCCCGCCTCCTTCATGCAGAAGTCGATCGCCTTGCGCCACTCGTAGTTCTGGTTGTAGTAGTTGCAACGAGTGTCGAGGCACAGGTTGCCGCCGAGGGTGCCGACGTTGCGAATGTGTTCCGTCGCCACCGACGACGCGGCGCAGCGCAGCGCTCGCCACGGCGCGAGCCGGTCGTCGGCCGCGATCTCGGCCAGGGTGACGGCGGCGCCGAGCGTGGCCCCGGCGCCGTTTGCGCGCTCGCGCAGCTCGGCGACCCGGCGCAGCGACACGAGCAGCGTCGGGTTTTGGTGGCGGCGCTTCATGTTCGGGACCAGATCGGTGCCGCCGGCGAGCACGCGGGCGCGCGGCCCCTCGCCGGCGAGGATTGCCGCGACCTCGTCGACCGACTTCGGCGCCACGTAGGCGAACGGCGGGCAGCGCATCATGACGACGCCTCCGATTTCAGCCGCCCCTCGTGCGGATGCGGCGGTTGGAACCCCGGCTTCGGGCCGCGCCGGCGCGGCGGCTCGTTGGTCGCGCGGCCGTCGCCGCCGTCCCACGGCGGCGGCACCGTGAGCGCGCGCGCCACCTCGAACGCCGGGAACGCGGTCGGACCGTAGCGCTTGTCGGGCGCCGCCAACGCCCGCAGGATCATCTCCGGCTGGATCGGGATCTGATCGATGCGGACGCCGACCGCATCGTAGATCGCGTTGGCGACGGCAGGAATGATCGGCAAGAGCGGCCCTTGGCCGACCTCCTTGGCGCCGAACGGCCCGTTGGCGTCCGGGTCTTCGACCAGGTAGGTCACGACCGGCGGCATGTCGAGCGCCGTGGGCGTCTTGTATTCGAGTACCGACGGGAACTTGTGCACGAGCGCGTGCGACCGTTTGGGCGGCAGCCGGCGGAACGCCGACTCCTCCATCATCACTTCGCCGAGACCCATGTACACGCCGCCCTCGACCTGATTGATGACGAGCGTGCGGTTGATGCACGTGCCGATGTCGTGGGCGATCCAGATCTTGACGACGTCCCACCAGCCCGTGTCGGGGTCGACGCGCGTTTCGACCACCGCGGCCGAGTACGAGTAGGTCGGCGACGGTCCGACGCCAGCCCCCTTGAACTTGCCCGGCGTGCGGGGCGGCTTGTACGAACCGACCGTCCCGATCGTCCCGTGTTTCGTCTCGGCGCGGACCACCGCGTCGCGGAAGCTCATGCCGCGGTCCGGGTCCTGCGCGTCGAACACCCGGCCGCCGGCGAACACGACGCGGTGTTTCGGCACGTCGAGGTCGGCGGCGACGGCGTCCGCGATCAGGTCGCGCGCCTGCTCGGCGGCGCGAATGGCCGCGTTGCCGGTCATCAGCGTGACGCGGCTCGAGTAGCTGCCGAGGTCGACCGGCGTGAGGTCGGTGTCGCCGGTCACGACGCGGATATCGTGCGGGTCGATGCCGAGCACCTCGGCGACGCACGCGGCCAGCACGTCGTCGGAGCCCTGGCCGCAGTCGGTCGATCCGCAGAACGCCGTGACGAGGCCGCTGCGGTCGAGCTGGAGCTGGACGCCGCTGTGCGGCATGTCGTTCCAGTAGATTGGCAGCCCCGCGCCGCACAGGTACGACGAGCACGCCAGGCCGAGGCCATGGCCAAACGGCAGCTTGCCCCAGCGGTCGCGGTAGCCGGAGCCGTCGACGACCTTGTCGATGCACTCGCGCAGGCCGACGGTGCCGAGCTGGAGCCAGTTGGCGGTGAGCGAGTGCGGCTCGGCGAGCTGCTGCAGGCGCAGGTCGGCCGGGTTCTTGCCGAGCGCGACCGCGATCTTGTCGAGCTGTACCTCGAGCCCGAACCGCGGCTGCGGCGTGCCGTGGCCGCGCTTGGGGCCGCACGGTGGCTTGTTGGTGAACGTCCGGCAGCCGCGAAAGCGGTAGCGCGGGATCTTGTACGTGACGGTCTGCAGCGCGCCGGTGTAGAAGGTGGACGCGACGCCGTAGGAGCCGTATGCGCCGCCGTCGAGCAGCGTGGACAGCTCCTGGCCGACGATGTTGCCGTCGGCGTCGACGCCGGTGCGCAGCTTCATCAGCACCGGGTGGCGGCCGCGGTGGCAGTAGAACACCTCCTCGCGGGTGAGGCAGATCTTGACCGGCCGGCCGAGCAACAGCGCCGCCTTCGCGACGACGATCTCGTGGTTGAACGGGTCGGTCTTGCCGCCGAAGCCGCCGCCGTTGGGCGTCGCGATCACGCGGATGTGCGCCGGGTTCATGTCCAGCGCCTTGGCCAGGGCGCGGTGGACGTAGTGCGGCGTCTGCGTCGACGACCACAGCACGAGCTTGCCGTCGCGGTCGAGATCGGCGACGGCGGCGTGCTGTTCGAGCGGCATGTGGGTGTTGCCCTCGTAAAACAGCACGTCCTCGAACACGCGGTCGGCGCCGGCGAGCGCGGCGTCGACGTCGCCGAAGTCGAAGCCGACGGTCTTGTGGATGTTGCCGTCTTGCGCGTAGGCGTGAATCTGCGGCTCGGGGGTTGCGAGCGCCTGTTCGGGCGTGGCGATCGTGTCGAGCAGCTCGAAGTCCGCCTCGATCAGGTCGAGCGCCTCGACGCAGGTCTCCTCGCTGTCCGCGATCACGGCCGCATAGGGATCGCCGACGAATCGGACGCGGTCCGGCTGCAGCGCGTGTTCGTCCTCGCTCACCGGCAAGATGCCGTACGGGATCGGAAAGTGCGCGCCGGTGAGGACGAGCTTGACGCCCGGGTGCGCCTCCGCCTTCGACGTGTCGATCGACCGAATGCGCGCGTGCGGAAGGTGCGACCGCAACAGTTTGCAATGCAACATGCGCGGCAGCGACAAGTCGTCGGCAAACAGCGTCTTGCCGGTGACTTTGGCGCGCCCGTCGACCCGGCGGCGGCGTTTGCCGATCACCTTGAACTGGGCGGTCATCGCGGCGGCTCCTTGCCCGCGGTCGCATCGAAGTCGGCGGCGCAGTCGGGCCCGAGCCCGCACACCGACCCGACCGCGTTGAAAATCGAAATGTATCCGGTACAGCGGCACAGCACGCCGGACAGGGCGGCCCGGATGTCGTCGACCGTCGGCGTCGGGTTGCGGTCGAGCAGGGCCTTGGCCGTGAGCAGCATCGCGGGAGTGCAGTAGCCGCACTGGGCGGCGCCGAGGTCGGCGAACGCCTCCTGAAGCGGGTGCAGGGTCGGCCCGTCGGCCAGGCCCTCGACCGTCGTCACGTCGGCGCCGTCGGCCTCGACGCCGAGCAGCAGGCAGGACAGCACCGGTTTCCCGTCGACCAGCACGGCGCAGGCGCCGCACTCGCCGAGTTCGCAGCCGTGTTTGGTGCCGGTGAGCCCGAGGTCCTCGCGGAGCACCTCGAGCAGGGTCTTGTGCGGCGCGAACGCGACGTCCACCTCGTCGCCGTTGACGCGCAGCCGAATCTGGGCCTTGGGTTGCACGCACTGTATTTCCCATCGCGCGCGCCGGAATACAACCGCGATCGCGGCAACCGGCGGAGATCGCGTCCGGGCGGCTGCACTATCTTGCCGGCGGGACGCCGCCGTCGGCGGGCTGCCGCGCCGGCGCGTCGGGGGCGCCGCCCGCGCGCGCGAGCCACGCCGCCACGTCCCGGCGGCCCGGGTCGAGCGCGAGCGCGCGCTGCCACGCCGCGCGCGCGTCGTCGAGCCGGCCGAGCTTGGCCAGCGCGAGGCCGAGCTGCGCGAACGCATCGGCATCGCCGGGCGCCAGCTCGGTCGCGCGGCGAAACAGGCGGGCGGCCTCGGCGGCGTCGCCGCGGTTGCCGCGCACCGCGCCGAGCAGGACGAGCGCGCCGGCGTCGCGGTCGTCGCGCGCCATGTGCGCGGCCAACACCGCCTCGGCGCGATCGGCCTCGCCGACCCGCAGCATCGCGCGCGCGGTCGCGAGCTGCGCGTCCCGGTCGAAGCCCGCCAGCGCGCCGGCGTCGCCGTCGACCAGCGCGTGCCACGCGCTCAGCAGCCGGCGCTCGAACGGCGCGTCCGCGGGCAGGTCCGCGCGCCCCAGGCCGGCCCGCCACGCGAGGTCGTCGGCCAGCGCGTCGCGCTGCCACGGCGCGAAGATGATCACCGGCGTCCGCGCCGGCAGGGAACCGAACAGGTAGGGCCGCGCGGTGGGCCGCGCGAGCGCCGCGGCCGCGGCGGGCGACGCGAACCGGGCCTCGGCGCCGGCGGCGCGCGCCGCGTGCGCCAGTCGCCCGCGCTCGGCCTCCCACATGCCGCGCAGCAGCCCGACGCGGCCGGCGACCCGCCGGCCGGTGCCGCCCTCGTAGCGCGGCGGCGGCGGCGGCTCGGCGTCGTCGTCGATGGGCGCGAGCGCGTAGCGCCACGCGCGGCCGGCGGGCGCGGCGTGCGACGGCGGCAGCGCGCCGAACGCGGGCTCGTCGCCGCCGACGTAGCGGCCGGCGCGCAGATTGCCCTCCAGCAGGCGGTCGGCCGGCCGGCCCCGCCGGCCGTCGTCGACCCACGGGACGTACAGCTCCGGCAGGCTTCGATCGAGCCACGCCGCGAACCACGCGTCGCGCACCAGTTCGCGGTTGGCGAGGCCGACGTCGGGGCGCGCGCCGGCGACGACGCGCTCGTACAGCGCGGGAAACAGCGAGTAGTCGGCGTTGGCGAAAAACAGCGCCGGGCCCGGCGGCAGGCGGCCGACGGTGGCGTCCCAGTGGCGGAGCGCGTCGTCGCGCCGGCGGGGACCGCCGTCGTCGGCGCGCGCCACCGGGCCGGCGATTGCGAGCGCGGCCACCGGGGCGGCGACCACCGCGCCGGCGACGCGGCTGTCGCCGAGCGCCGCCGGCAGCGCGCGCGCGATCGCGGCGCAAAGCGGCGCGACGCCGGCGGCGCACAGCACGACCGCCGGCAGCACGTAGCCGGGCATGTCCGGGTTGACGTGGCGCTGCATCGCCGCGCCCGCGACGGTGCAGGCGGCCGACGCCAGCACGAAGGCCGCGCCGGGCAACCCGGTGAGCGCTGCGAACGCGAGCCCCGCGGCACCGGCGACCGCCGCGGCGAGGCCCGCGCCCTCGCCGGCGAGCATCCACAGCGACGCGAACCGCTCGGCCCAGCCGCCGGCCGCGAAGTTGCCGCGGTAGGCCGCGGCGCCGACGAGGTCGGCGAACCCGGACAGCGTGTCGGGCGATCCCCAGGCGAACGGCGGCGGCGCCGGCGCGGCGGCGCGGACCGGCAGCGCGGCGTACGCGGCCAACGCCGCGACGGCCGCGACGCCGGCGGCCAGCGCCGCGCGCGGCGCGCGCGCGATCGCGGGCACGACGGCGGCGACCAGCGGCAGGCCGGCGGCCGCCGCGATCGCGGGATGGATCGCGGCGGCGGCGGCGAGCGCAGCGACCGCCAGCGCCGCGTCGCGGGGCGCCCGGTGGCGCGCGACGCGCACCGCGGCCACGGCCGCCCAGGCGACCAGCGCGACGGTCGGCCCGTACACCTCGGGCCGCGTCGCGTTCGCCGCGGCCAGCGGCGACGCCGCGACGATGCCGCCGGCCAGCAGCGCCGCGATCGTCGCGCCCGGAACCAACGTCCGCGCCAGCGCCACGGCGCCGGCGACCGCCGCGGCCATCGCCGCGGCCGACACCAGCGACAGGCGGAACGCCACCTCGCCCGCGGGGACGAGCGACGCGAGCTTGCCCGCGAGCACGTACAGCGGGTGGCCCGGCGGGTGGGCGGCGCCGAGGCTCCACGCCGCCGCGGCCAGCTCCCCGGAGTCCATCCACGTCACGCCGGGCGCCGCCATCGCGGCGTAGGCCGCGAAGCTGGCGGCGAACGCGATCGCGGTCCACGGCGGGCCGCCGGACGCCGGCGCGCTGCGGGTCGGTGCCGCCATCACGACCGCACGCGC is a window from the Deltaproteobacteria bacterium genome containing:
- a CDS encoding DUF2723 domain-containing protein, encoding MAAPTRSAPASGGPPWTAIAFAASFAAYAAMAAPGVTWMDSGELAAAAWSLGAAHPPGHPLYVLAGKLASLVPAGEVAFRLSLVSAAAMAAAVAGAVALARTLVPGATIAALLAGGIVAASPLAAANATRPEVYGPTVALVAWAAVAAVRVARHRAPRDAALAVAALAAAAAIHPAIAAAAGLPLVAAVVPAIARAPRAALAAGVAAVAALAAYAALPVRAAAPAPPPFAWGSPDTLSGFADLVGAAAYRGNFAAGGWAERFASLWMLAGEGAGLAAAVAGAAGLAFAALTGLPGAAFVLASAACTVAGAAMQRHVNPDMPGYVLPAVVLCAAGVAPLCAAIARALPAALGDSRVAGAVVAAPVAALAIAGPVARADDGGPRRRDDALRHWDATVGRLPPGPALFFANADYSLFPALYERVVAGARPDVGLANRELVRDAWFAAWLDRSLPELYVPWVDDGRRGRPADRLLEGNLRAGRYVGGDEPAFGALPPSHAAPAGRAWRYALAPIDDDAEPPPPPRYEGGTGRRVAGRVGLLRGMWEAERGRLAHAARAAGAEARFASPAAAAALARPTARPYLFGSLPARTPVIIFAPWQRDALADDLAWRAGLGRADLPADAPFERRLLSAWHALVDGDAGALAGFDRDAQLATARAMLRVGEADRAEAVLAAHMARDDRDAGALVLLGAVRGNRGDAAEAARLFRRATELAPGDADAFAQLGLALAKLGRLDDARAAWQRALALDPGRRDVAAWLARAGGAPDAPARQPADGGVPPAR
- a CDS encoding 3'(2'),5'-bisphosphate nucleotidase codes for the protein MTGERDVAVAAVRDALRLVAGVRPGDAHEKRDRSPVTVADFGSQAVVCRALAEAFPDDPVIAEESADALRASGLADRVVAEVARVCGPTDVDTVCTWIDRGRSTAYAPRFWTLDPIDGTKGFLRGDHYAVALALVVDGEPAVAALGCPGLGIIASCAPGEPASAEPIAGGPRAPIAASGVADPRDARVCESVEAAHSAHDVHAAIAERLGVRAAPVRMDSQAKYAAVARGDADVYLRLPTRADYVERIWDHAAGAAIVRAAGGRVTDIDGRELDFTCGALLARNRGIVATNGRLHDAVLAAARAALA
- a CDS encoding (2Fe-2S)-binding protein; translated protein: MRLRVNGDEVDVAFAPHKTLLEVLREDLGLTGTKHGCELGECGACAVLVDGKPVLSCLLLGVEADGADVTTVEGLADGPTLHPLQEAFADLGAAQCGYCTPAMLLTAKALLDRNPTPTVDDIRAALSGVLCRCTGYISIFNAVGSVCGLGPDCAADFDATAGKEPPR
- a CDS encoding 4-hydroxybenzoyl-CoA reductase: MMRCPPFAYVAPKSVDEVAAILAGEGPRARVLAGGTDLVPNMKRRHQNPTLLVSLRRVAELRERANGAGATLGAAVTLAEIAADDRLAPWRALRCAASSVATEHIRNVGTLGGNLCLDTRCNYYNQNYEWRKAIDFCMKEAGDTCWVAPGSPRCWAVSSTDTAPALIALDARVELVSASGARDIPLAELYADDGIHYLTRRPDELLARVILPDRSGWVSTYWKCRRRGSIDFPVLSVAAAARIDGGVVRDARIVFGAVSSRPIASEAAAVLVGQPLSDEAIDACAAAAAKVAKPLDNTDYTISWRKKVARAYVAGALRELRELSA
- a CDS encoding aldehyde oxidase, which gives rise to MTAQFKVIGKRRRRVDGRAKVTGKTLFADDLSLPRMLHCKLLRSHLPHARIRSIDTSKAEAHPGVKLVLTGAHFPIPYGILPVSEDEHALQPDRVRFVGDPYAAVIADSEETCVEALDLIEADFELLDTIATPEQALATPEPQIHAYAQDGNIHKTVGFDFGDVDAALAGADRVFEDVLFYEGNTHMPLEQHAAVADLDRDGKLVLWSSTQTPHYVHRALAKALDMNPAHIRVIATPNGGGFGGKTDPFNHEIVVAKAALLLGRPVKICLTREEVFYCHRGRHPVLMKLRTGVDADGNIVGQELSTLLDGGAYGSYGVASTFYTGALQTVTYKIPRYRFRGCRTFTNKPPCGPKRGHGTPQPRFGLEVQLDKIAVALGKNPADLRLQQLAEPHSLTANWLQLGTVGLRECIDKVVDGSGYRDRWGKLPFGHGLGLACSSYLCGAGLPIYWNDMPHSGVQLQLDRSGLVTAFCGSTDCGQGSDDVLAACVAEVLGIDPHDIRVVTGDTDLTPVDLGSYSSRVTLMTGNAAIRAAEQARDLIADAVAADLDVPKHRVVFAGGRVFDAQDPDRGMSFRDAVVRAETKHGTIGTVGSYKPPRTPGKFKGAGVGPSPTYSYSAAVVETRVDPDTGWWDVVKIWIAHDIGTCINRTLVINQVEGGVYMGLGEVMMEESAFRRLPPKRSHALVHKFPSVLEYKTPTALDMPPVVTYLVEDPDANGPFGAKEVGQGPLLPIIPAVANAIYDAVGVRIDQIPIQPEMILRALAAPDKRYGPTAFPAFEVARALTVPPPWDGGDGRATNEPPRRRGPKPGFQPPHPHEGRLKSEASS